A genomic stretch from Penicillium digitatum chromosome 4, complete sequence includes:
- a CDS encoding Transcription initiation factor TFIIE, beta subunit, putative, translating to MSYLQNQLKSFNASVVESANRMPTQRRVVSNQPISASSSQVPSSAPTPSSSTEMKKRRHDPDIVYSQPANTGTGKDIMTQVLFAIEHMKNKNIPLRFSDIISYLSLQHRAHDQGYVQALRSILQMHEKVEFDPSGANGEGTFRFRPPHNIRNSEQLLKHLQAQKTAAGMSVRELREGWPTVEEEINQMETEGKLLVTRNKKDDHPKMVWPNDPSLIEHFDDEFKQIWDKIKVPDANIVKEELDKFGITPTNKNKVLGPRVIAPSKKSKKPRRSGKTTNTHMTSILRDYSHLKR from the coding sequence ATGTCATACCTTCAAAATCAGCTTAAAAGCTTTAATGCTAGTGTCGTGGAATCGGCAAATCGTATGCCCACGCAGCGACGTGTGGTCAGTAACCAACCGATCTCTGCCAGCAGTTCCCAAGTCCCATCGTCCGCACCGACCCCATCATCGTCTaccgagatgaagaagaggcgTCATGATCCGGACATTGTCTACTCACAGCCAGCCAACACAGGCACGGGCAAAGACATTATGACGCAAGTGCTGTTTGCGATCGAACAcatgaagaacaagaacatTCCGCTCAGATTTTCGGATATCATCTCATACCTCTCCCTTCAGCATCGTGCTCATGACCAGGGCTACGTGCAGGCTCTTCGGAGCATTCTGCAGATGCACGAGAAGGTTGAATTTGACCCGAGCGGCGCGAACGGGGAAGGCACATTCAGGTTCCGCCCACCTCACAACATTCGAAACTCAGAGCAACTCCTGAAACACCTCCAAGCCCAGAAGACTGCGGCGGGTATGAGTGTTCGTGAACTAAGGGAGGGCTGGCCTACCGTCGAGGAGGAAATCAACCAAATGGAGACGGAGGGAAAACTACTCGTGACTCGCAACAAGAAGGATGACCATCCTAAAATGGTGTGGCCTAACGACCCGTCCCTAATCGAACACTTTGACGATGAGTTCAAGCAGATTTGGGACAAGATCAAAGTTCCGGATGCGAACATAGTGAAGGAAGAATTGGATAAGTTTGGCATCACGCCCACCAACAAGAACAAGGTGCTCGGCCCTCGGGTCATTGCCCCATCTAAGAAATCCAAGAAGCCACGCCGAAGTGGAAAGACAACCAACACTCACATGACGAGCATTCTCCGAGACTACTCGCACCTTAAGCGTTGA